The window GCGTAGTAGTCGCGCAGAAAGGTTTCGGCGTGGAATCGCGCCTTGGGTCCCAGAGCATAGTAGGCAAGCGATAAAAAGCGCGGCTGACCTGACCGTCCTCCCTCGCGCCAGAGTTCGCGTACGCGCGCGACGTTGGTGCGGAAAGCCTCGGGGCCGCCACCACCGCCAATCCAGCCATCGCCCACTCGGGCCGCTCGCCTTAGCGCAGCCTCGGTGGCCCCGCCGACGATCAGCGGCGGTCCTTGCGGGTGAGTAGGCGCAGGCCCGATCGCGCCCGCCATCCCCCGCTTTTCGCCGCTCCAAATCCGCCGCATCTCTTGGATTTGCGCGCTCAATTTGCGCCCCCGCCGCTCGCTATCCAGGCCTGCGCCGGTAAAGTCGTCGGTCCGTCCGCCCAATCCCAGCCCAACCACCAGCCGGTCCGCGCTGAGCCGATCCAGGGTCGCTAGCTCCTTGGCCAAAAGCGCGGTGTTGCGCAGCGGCGCAATCAGAATCCCAGTGGCCAGCCGCACCCGGCTAGTCACCGCCGCCGCTGCCGCCAAGCCCAGCAACGGCTCATAGTTGCCATAGACCAGGCGGTCGATGGCAGCCACGCTGGAAAAGCCGCGAGCTTCGGCCCGGCGTGCCCACTCCACAATCTGCTCGGGCGGTGTACCGGGAATCGTAAGTGGCAGAAACACGCCTGCTTCCATGCCATTGGCCTCGCTTAAGCCGGCACCGTCGGAATGCCGGGTTGGATGGCTCATTATTGCCCCTGATCTGTCAGCGTCAATCCTGGCGAGGTGCTCTTTGCTGGGTGCTCTGAAGCATGAGCGTAGTCAATCGCACGTTGACACTGGCGCAAGGGATATGCGCAAATGTTTTCGGTCCCGACCCAAAGCACTGCCAGCCAAGCGTGGGCCGCGCAGGCTTTCGTCTAGCGGAGGATTTGTCGCGATGATCCATGAACTACGTATCTATCATTGCCTGCCCGGCCGCCTGCCCGCGCTGCTTAAGCGCTTTGAGGGCGCCACTTTGAAGCTGTTCGACAAGCATGGCTTTCGTCAACTTGGCTTTTGGACCGTGGGCATTGGCCAGTCCAATCAGGATCTAATTTACATCCTAGGCTGGGAATCGCTCGCCGAGCGGGACCAGAAATGGGCGGCGTTTCAGCGCGATCCCGAATGGATCGCGGCTCGAGACGCCAGCGAGGCCAGTGGACCGATTGTCGCCAATATCAGCAACTCGATTCTGTACCCAACCAGTTTTTCGGCCGCCAAGTAATACCCTCGCCCGCCTGCCCGCGGTTTAGTGCTTCGTGCTCCCCAACAGCCGGT of the Candidatus Binataceae bacterium genome contains:
- a CDS encoding NIPSNAP family protein yields the protein MIHELRIYHCLPGRLPALLKRFEGATLKLFDKHGFRQLGFWTVGIGQSNQDLIYILGWESLAERDQKWAAFQRDPEWIAARDASEASGPIVANISNSILYPTSFSAAK
- a CDS encoding LLM class flavin-dependent oxidoreductase, with translation MSHPTRHSDGAGLSEANGMEAGVFLPLTIPGTPPEQIVEWARRAEARGFSSVAAIDRLVYGNYEPLLGLAAAAAVTSRVRLATGILIAPLRNTALLAKELATLDRLSADRLVVGLGLGGRTDDFTGAGLDSERRGRKLSAQIQEMRRIWSGEKRGMAGAIGPAPTHPQGPPLIVGGATEAALRRAARVGDGWIGGGGGPEAFRTNVARVRELWREGGRSGQPRFLSLAYYALGPKARFHAETFLRDYYAFAGPIAERLVSGAALDEAAIRQRLSSYQDAGCDELLFVPCASDIDQLERLADVVAAR